The following proteins come from a genomic window of Deltaproteobacteria bacterium:
- a CDS encoding zinc-binding dehydrogenase: protein MKAIVLRQHGDPDVLKLENVPEPKAAPGEIVIKVHSVSVNRTLDCAVRAGEYPVKIQMPHVLGVDPAGEVVAVGSGVNKFKVGDRAATISIIRCGKCKQCARGLEANCLASQHIGLHRWGGYAEYVAVPEYNAFHIADNLSYAEGTVITRHYPMAFNLLTRKTQVRPGEWVLVMGATGALGTCCVQVAKMFGAKVIAGAGADGRVELAKQNGADYGINYRTQDLAAEVMKITDGDGVDIVCENIADPTLWPGAFNSMAIGARMVTAGAHGGGNVTLDVKRMYLRRQSIHGAAGTNPPDVEKALEAARSEKIRAIPYQTMPLREASEAHRLVEANQVIGKIVLEP from the coding sequence ATGAAAGCTATCGTTTTACGCCAACACGGCGACCCCGACGTTCTTAAACTCGAAAACGTCCCCGAACCTAAAGCCGCTCCCGGCGAGATCGTCATCAAAGTCCACTCCGTCTCGGTCAACCGCACCCTCGACTGCGCCGTGCGCGCTGGCGAATATCCGGTGAAGATTCAAATGCCGCATGTGCTGGGCGTCGATCCGGCTGGCGAAGTCGTCGCGGTCGGCAGCGGCGTGAATAAATTTAAAGTCGGCGACCGCGCCGCGACGATTTCGATCATCCGCTGCGGTAAGTGCAAGCAATGCGCCCGCGGGCTCGAAGCCAATTGCCTCGCCAGCCAACATATCGGCCTGCACCGCTGGGGCGGCTACGCCGAGTACGTCGCCGTACCGGAATACAACGCTTTTCACATCGCTGATAATTTGTCCTACGCCGAAGGCACGGTGATCACACGCCATTACCCAATGGCATTCAACCTGCTCACGAGGAAGACTCAGGTCAGACCCGGCGAATGGGTTTTAGTCATGGGCGCCACCGGGGCGCTAGGGACCTGCTGCGTGCAAGTGGCGAAGATGTTCGGCGCCAAAGTGATCGCTGGCGCTGGAGCGGACGGGCGCGTTGAGCTAGCCAAGCAAAACGGCGCCGACTACGGCATCAATTATCGTACGCAGGATCTCGCCGCCGAGGTGATGAAGATCACCGATGGCGACGGTGTCGACATCGTCTGCGAAAACATCGCCGACCCAACGCTCTGGCCCGGCGCCTTCAACAGCATGGCGATCGGCGCCCGCATGGTCACCGCCGGCGCCCACGGCGGCGGCAACGTGACCCTCGACGTCAAACGCATGTACCTGCGCCGCCAAAGCATCCACGGCGCGGCAGGAACCAATCCGCCCGATGTCGAGAAGGCGTTAGAAGCGGCGCGCAGCGAAAAGATAAGGGCTATTCCCTACCAGACAATGCCACTTCGCGAAGCCTCTGAAG
- a CDS encoding ABC transporter substrate-binding protein, with product MRSNQTSLTARAARAFALFAFFAVNHPNLLSAGEANLATVRYAVTGRTSTDWPWFIAKEKRLYQKHGIFLEDIIIQGAANTTRAVISNTLPVGRIAPDFVMEAVDRGAKTKIIAGDMNKIPYDLYARADIKTGQELRGKTLGVSALSGGTTAMLEEVLEKAFGLTRKDYQVLVVGTSPDRYAALKGGSVAATIMAPPFTFRSQKDGFRRLVQFHDVLGPIDFVVSFAHDDYVKNNRAELVKFTKAMIEAARWLYDPKNREEALAIHIKYLKGNREGAENDYKYLVEEFKPWPLDGTTSKQGMDKTMELRVKGGKYEGKKVPPLGHYIDYTIAEDAKKELGIK from the coding sequence ATGAGGAGCAATCAAACTAGTTTGACTGCGCGCGCGGCGCGCGCCTTTGCGCTCTTTGCGTTCTTTGCGGTTAACCATCCGAATCTTCTCTCCGCCGGTGAAGCCAACCTGGCCACCGTGCGCTACGCGGTCACTGGGCGCACCTCCACCGACTGGCCGTGGTTCATCGCCAAAGAGAAGCGGCTCTATCAGAAACACGGAATTTTTCTTGAAGACATCATCATCCAAGGCGCGGCCAACACCACCCGCGCCGTGATCAGCAACACGCTGCCCGTGGGCCGCATCGCGCCGGATTTCGTCATGGAAGCGGTCGACCGGGGCGCCAAAACCAAAATCATCGCCGGCGACATGAATAAAATTCCCTACGACCTCTACGCCCGCGCCGATATCAAAACCGGCCAAGAGCTGCGCGGCAAGACTCTCGGGGTAAGCGCCCTCTCGGGCGGCACGACAGCGATGCTCGAAGAAGTTTTGGAAAAAGCCTTCGGCCTGACGCGCAAAGACTACCAGGTGCTCGTCGTCGGCACCTCGCCGGACCGCTACGCCGCGCTCAAAGGCGGCTCGGTTGCGGCGACCATCATGGCGCCGCCGTTCACCTTCCGCTCTCAAAAAGATGGTTTTCGCCGGCTGGTGCAATTTCACGACGTGCTTGGCCCCATCGATTTCGTCGTCTCGTTTGCCCACGACGACTACGTCAAAAACAACCGCGCCGAGTTGGTGAAATTCACCAAGGCAATGATCGAAGCGGCGCGCTGGCTCTATGATCCAAAGAATCGAGAAGAGGCGCTGGCCATTCACATCAAGTATCTCAAAGGCAACCGCGAAGGCGCTGAGAACGATTACAAATATCTGGTCGAGGAATTCAAACCCTGGCCCCTCGACGGCACCACCAGTAAACAGGGCATGGACAAAACCATGGAGCTGAGAGTCAAAGGCGGCAAATACGAAGGCAAAAAAGTCCCGCCGCTCGGCCACTACATCGACTACACCATCGCCGAAGACGCCAAAAAGGAGCTGGGAATAAAATAG
- a CDS encoding ABC transporter substrate-binding protein, whose protein sequence is MTVKAWSPATRLRPRSSNARRACPTKPSKPSWRKSAKRIPKPAKRNRKNSSTRLFTTKWKKAASSRASLAKFRSQEYEVRLIILTITFAFFASFAATPPTPLYAGEAGLTTIRYAVSGRTAADWPVQAAKEKKFFHKHGLFLEEIIIPGGPNTVRAVISGTVPLGRINPDRIIEAAEKGAKAKVISGDLQKLPYDFMARSEIKTGAELKGKVIGVDSLTGGTTFMLTEVAQKAFNLSEKDYKLLVVGTSPERYAALKGGSVHASFMGPPFNIRAIKDGFTKLTNFHDYLGPIQFVGTFAHEDFLKANRGDAVRFVRAIIEGTRWLYDPRNKEDALALHMQALKSNREGAEADYKYMVEEFKPWPTDGAINKQAIAKTMELRVKANKYEPGKVPPYTNYVDLSIAEEAVKGLR, encoded by the coding sequence ATGACCGTGAAGGCTTGGAGTCCGGCTACGCGTTTGCGACCACGTTCATCGAACGCCCGCCGCGCCTGCCCTACAAAGCCGTCGAAACCATCCTGGCGCAAATCGGCGAAAAGGATCCCAAAGCCCGCGAAGCGAAACCGGAAGAATTCATCGACGCGACTTTTTACAACGAAATGGAAAAAAGCGGCTTCTTCAAGAGCATCGCTCGCTAAGTTTAGGTCACAGGAGTACGAAGTGAGATTAATTATTTTGACTATTACTTTTGCGTTTTTTGCGTCTTTTGCGGCCACTCCTCCGACTCCACTCTACGCCGGCGAAGCCGGCCTGACCACCATTCGCTACGCCGTCAGCGGCCGCACCGCCGCCGACTGGCCGGTGCAGGCAGCGAAAGAGAAGAAGTTTTTCCACAAACACGGGCTTTTCCTAGAGGAGATCATCATTCCCGGAGGGCCGAACACTGTCCGCGCCGTCATTAGCGGCACTGTGCCGTTGGGCCGGATTAATCCGGACCGGATCATCGAAGCCGCCGAAAAAGGCGCCAAGGCCAAAGTCATCTCCGGCGATCTGCAAAAGCTGCCCTACGATTTTATGGCGCGCAGCGAAATCAAAACCGGCGCAGAGCTGAAAGGCAAAGTGATCGGCGTCGACTCCCTCACTGGCGGCACGACGTTCATGCTCACCGAGGTGGCGCAAAAAGCGTTCAACCTTTCTGAAAAAGACTACAAGCTGCTCGTCGTCGGCACATCGCCAGAGCGCTACGCCGCGCTCAAGGGCGGCTCGGTGCACGCCTCCTTCATGGGGCCGCCATTTAACATCCGCGCGATCAAAGATGGCTTTACCAAGCTGACCAACTTTCACGACTACCTCGGGCCCATTCAATTCGTCGGCACCTTCGCCCACGAAGACTTTCTAAAGGCCAACCGCGGCGACGCCGTACGGTTTGTCCGCGCCATCATCGAAGGCACGCGCTGGCTCTACGATCCGCGCAACAAAGAAGACGCCCTGGCGCTGCACATGCAAGCGCTGAAATCGAACCGCGAAGGTGCCGAGGCCGACTACAAATACATGGTCGAGGAGTTCAAACCGTGGCCAACAGACGGCGCGATCAATAAACAAGCGATCGCGAAAACCATGGAGCTGCGCGTCAAAGCCAACAAGTACGAGCCCGGCAAAGTGCCGCCCTACACGAACTATGTCGATCTGTCGATCGCCGAGGAAGCGGTGAAGGGGCTCAGATAA